In Sulfitobacter sp. OXR-159, one DNA window encodes the following:
- a CDS encoding alpha/beta hydrolase: MTRVLNAERREPVSGTTRSVVVFLHGYGANGADLLGLADPLSEHLPDTLFVAPDAPEACAGAPMGFQWFPIPWIDGSSEEESMRGMMSAVEDLDAFLDALMVDEDVLPEQVVLFGFSQGTMMSLHVAPRREDAVAGIVAFSGRLLNPEALAEEARVKPPVLLVHGDADDVVPPQSLPQAAEALQEAGWQDVYAHVMKGTGHGIAPDGLSVALAFMRDKLGL; the protein is encoded by the coding sequence ATGACACGGGTTTTGAACGCCGAGCGCCGCGAGCCGGTCTCTGGCACCACACGGTCGGTTGTGGTGTTCCTGCATGGCTATGGGGCCAATGGCGCTGACCTGCTGGGCCTCGCCGATCCGCTGAGCGAGCATCTGCCCGACACGCTCTTCGTTGCCCCCGATGCGCCCGAAGCCTGCGCCGGTGCGCCCATGGGGTTCCAGTGGTTCCCGATCCCTTGGATCGACGGATCGTCCGAAGAGGAATCGATGCGCGGCATGATGAGCGCGGTCGAAGACCTCGACGCCTTTCTCGATGCGCTGATGGTGGACGAAGACGTGCTGCCTGAGCAGGTCGTGCTCTTCGGCTTTTCGCAAGGCACGATGATGTCGCTGCATGTGGCCCCGCGCCGCGAGGATGCGGTGGCGGGCATCGTGGCCTTTTCGGGCCGCCTGCTGAACCCCGAAGCGTTGGCCGAAGAGGCGCGCGTCAAGCCACCGGTGCTGCTGGTCCATGGCGATGCCGATGACGTGGTGCCGCCGCAATCCCTGCCGCAGGCCGCCGAAGCCCTGCAAGAGGCCGGATGGCAGGACGTCTACGCCCATGTGATGAAGGGCACCGGCCATGGCATCGCGCCGGATGGGCTGAGCGTGGCGCTGGCCTTTATGCGCGACAAACTGGGGCTTTAA
- a CDS encoding DNA-3-methyladenine glycosylase 2 family protein, protein MSLALPITCNADVAEGAAWLAEAEPRFAMALARTGPLPLRLRPPGFAGLLDIIVGQQVSVASARAIYARLVEAGLDRPENVLHAGDDGLRAAGLSRPKARYVLALAERKFDFDALHCLSDDAAIAALVAMPGIGPWTAQVYVMFCMGRRDIFPSGDLALQEAARGLFDLPARPTPKDLTAMAAAWSPWRSVAARLLFAYYRVLKQKEGLS, encoded by the coding sequence GTGAGCCTTGCGCTCCCGATCACCTGCAACGCCGATGTGGCTGAGGGGGCCGCTTGGCTGGCCGAGGCCGAGCCGCGTTTTGCCATGGCGCTTGCACGCACCGGTCCGCTGCCCCTGCGCCTGCGCCCGCCGGGTTTCGCGGGCCTTCTCGACATCATCGTGGGGCAGCAGGTGAGCGTGGCCTCGGCCCGGGCGATCTATGCGCGGCTGGTGGAGGCGGGGTTGGACCGCCCGGAAAACGTCCTGCACGCGGGCGACGATGGTCTGCGCGCCGCAGGTCTGAGCCGTCCCAAAGCACGCTATGTGCTGGCCTTGGCAGAGCGGAAGTTTGACTTTGACGCGCTGCACTGTCTGTCCGATGACGCAGCCATTGCCGCGTTGGTCGCCATGCCGGGTATCGGGCCGTGGACCGCGCAGGTCTATGTGATGTTCTGCATGGGCCGTCGCGACATCTTTCCCAGTGGCGATCTTGCGTTGCAAGAAGCCGCGCGGGGGCTGTTTGATCTGCCCGCGCGCCCGACGCCGAAAGACCTTACCGCCATGGCCGCCGCTTGGTCACCTTGGCGGTCGGTTGCGGCGCGCTTGCTCTTTGCCTACTACCGGGTGTTGAAACAAAAGGAAGGATTGTCATGA
- a CDS encoding precorrin-6A/cobalt-precorrin-6A reductase: MTASNHPSLNLLLLAGTAEARQLGVALAEAGHRVTAWLTEPPRGSNPMPMAFEMRDPEDTTALLRDMAGFDAVLDLSHGFDAGLSHAGFATAAALDKPFVSFARPGWALDDPLLRSVPDVPAAARAVLPGARVFAATGWASLPQFLPFEGARLMLRQTSRHDRPAPYDFVDLIFGDPPFTVATETALFREFGVDLLICRNLGGAASRPKVDAALALGLPVILIEKPRLPKGVRCLNDLDAMVDWVAQL; encoded by the coding sequence ATGACCGCCTCAAACCACCCTTCGCTGAACCTTCTTCTGCTCGCTGGCACTGCCGAGGCGCGGCAGCTTGGCGTCGCTTTGGCTGAGGCCGGTCACAGGGTCACCGCATGGCTGACGGAACCGCCGCGCGGCAGCAATCCGATGCCGATGGCGTTTGAGATGCGCGACCCAGAAGATACCACCGCCTTGCTGCGCGACATGGCGGGTTTTGACGCGGTTTTGGACCTCAGCCATGGGTTTGACGCGGGGCTGAGCCACGCAGGCTTTGCCACTGCCGCCGCCTTGGATAAGCCCTTTGTCAGTTTTGCGCGCCCCGGCTGGGCTTTGGATGATCCGCTGCTGCGGTCGGTCCCTGATGTACCCGCCGCCGCCCGTGCGGTGCTGCCCGGGGCCCGCGTCTTTGCCGCCACCGGATGGGCCAGCCTGCCACAGTTTCTGCCGTTTGAGGGTGCGCGCCTCATGCTGCGCCAGACCAGCCGCCATGACCGGCCCGCGCCCTATGACTTTGTGGATCTCATCTTTGGCGATCCGCCTTTCACGGTGGCGACCGAAACCGCGCTGTTTCGCGAGTTTGGCGTCGACCTGCTGATCTGCCGCAACCTTGGCGGCGCGGCCAGCCGCCCCAAGGTCGACGCCGCACTCGCCCTTGGCTTGCCGGTGATCCTCATCGAAAAGCCGCGCCTGCCAAAGGGGGTGCGCTGCCTGAACGACCTTGACGCGATGGTGGACTGGGTGGCGCAGCTGTGA
- a CDS encoding MFS transporter encodes MIDDRRARRNVAVLVAAQAFLGAQMPMIFLVGGLAGQSLATNVCLATLPISMIVLGSMLSATPVSAIMQRFGRRAGFFLGAAGGALGGAVAAYGLYLASFPVFLLGSLLTGVYMSAQGFYRFAAADTASDHFRPKAISYVMAGGLVSAIIGPQLATATSGSLVVPFLGTYLAVVAVNLIGALLFLFIDIPKPPIPAHDAPKGRSRWELLTTPRIAVAVICAMVAYALMNLVMTSTPLAVVGCGYSQDNAGYVVTGHVLAMFAPSFFTGHLINRFGVERIMGLGIAILAAAGLVALQGVELGNFFVALILLGLGWNFGFIGATTMLAGAHEPHERGRMQGLNDLLVFGGVTVASLASGGLMNCSGGTAQEGWAAVNFAMVPFLVLAGGSLIWLVMRRRRETQLS; translated from the coding sequence ATGATCGACGACAGACGCGCCCGGCGCAACGTAGCGGTGCTGGTGGCAGCGCAGGCCTTTCTTGGTGCGCAGATGCCGATGATTTTCCTCGTGGGTGGCCTTGCCGGTCAGTCGCTGGCGACCAATGTCTGTCTTGCCACGCTGCCGATCTCGATGATCGTGCTGGGCTCCATGCTCTCGGCCACGCCGGTTTCGGCCATCATGCAAAGGTTTGGCCGACGGGCGGGGTTTTTTCTGGGGGCTGCGGGCGGAGCATTGGGCGGCGCGGTCGCGGCCTATGGGCTTTATCTGGCGTCTTTCCCGGTCTTTTTGCTCGGCTCCCTGCTGACGGGCGTCTATATGTCTGCCCAAGGGTTCTACCGTTTCGCCGCCGCCGATACTGCCTCGGATCACTTCCGGCCCAAGGCGATCTCTTATGTGATGGCGGGCGGTCTGGTCTCGGCCATCATCGGGCCGCAGCTTGCCACGGCAACCTCTGGCAGCCTCGTGGTGCCCTTCCTTGGCACCTATTTGGCCGTGGTGGCGGTAAACCTCATCGGCGCGCTGCTGTTTCTTTTCATCGACATTCCAAAACCGCCGATCCCGGCCCATGACGCGCCCAAGGGCCGCAGCCGCTGGGAGCTTCTGACCACGCCGCGCATCGCCGTGGCGGTGATCTGCGCCATGGTGGCCTATGCGCTGATGAACCTCGTGATGACCTCGACCCCGCTGGCCGTCGTCGGCTGCGGTTATAGCCAAGATAACGCGGGCTACGTGGTCACTGGCCACGTGCTGGCGATGTTCGCGCCGTCCTTCTTTACCGGCCACCTGATCAATCGGTTCGGGGTCGAGCGGATCATGGGCCTTGGCATCGCGATCCTTGCCGCCGCAGGTCTGGTGGCGCTGCAAGGGGTGGAACTGGGCAACTTCTTTGTCGCGCTGATCCTTTTGGGGCTGGGCTGGAACTTTGGGTTCATCGGGGCCACCACCATGCTCGCGGGCGCGCATGAGCCGCATGAGCGCGGACGGATGCAGGGCCTGAACGATCTGCTGGTATTCGGCGGCGTGACCGTCGCCTCGCTCGCCTCGGGCGGTTTGATGAACTGCTCAGGCGGCACGGCGCAGGAAGGCTGGGCAGCGGTGAACTTTGCCATGGTGCCATTCTTGGTGCTGGCCGGCGGCTCGCTGATCTGGCTGGTGATGCGCCGCCGCAGAGAGACGCAGCTGAGCTAA
- a CDS encoding squalene/phytoene synthase family protein yields the protein MTFDAYLNACAAIVERADPWRFRAAMAAPLETRKLLFPLYAFNVEVARAPWVTQEAMIAEMRLQWWRDALEEIAEGGPVRRHEVTTPLARAIAPEDAELLDELVAARRWDIYKDPFEDAAHFARYIDQTAGHLMWVAARRLGATQEAIVRDAAYATGIAAWLCAIPNLEEAGRVPLLDGTAEGVSALAKGALDRLKSARAKRGQIPNEARAALLPAAHAGPVLHAAVADPQKVSEAGLPDPRRHFALRAMVSRW from the coding sequence ATGACCTTCGACGCCTACCTAAACGCCTGCGCCGCCATTGTGGAGCGCGCTGACCCATGGCGCTTTCGCGCGGCCATGGCGGCGCCCCTTGAGACGCGCAAGCTGCTCTTCCCGCTCTATGCCTTCAACGTCGAGGTTGCCCGCGCGCCATGGGTCACCCAAGAGGCGATGATCGCCGAGATGCGCCTACAATGGTGGCGCGACGCGCTGGAGGAGATTGCCGAGGGCGGCCCCGTCAGGCGCCACGAAGTCACCACGCCGTTGGCCCGCGCCATTGCGCCCGAGGATGCGGAATTACTCGATGAACTCGTCGCTGCGCGGCGGTGGGATATCTACAAAGACCCCTTTGAGGATGCTGCCCATTTCGCGCGCTACATCGACCAGACCGCAGGCCATTTGATGTGGGTCGCCGCGCGCCGCCTTGGTGCGACGCAAGAAGCGATCGTGCGTGATGCGGCCTATGCCACCGGCATCGCCGCATGGCTCTGTGCGATTCCGAATTTGGAGGAGGCGGGCCGTGTGCCGCTACTGGATGGCACGGCGGAAGGGGTTTCGGCCCTTGCTAAGGGAGCACTGGACCGCCTGAAGTCAGCGCGGGCCAAACGGGGGCAAATTCCAAATGAGGCTCGCGCGGCGCTGCTGCCTGCCGCCCATGCCGGACCTGTTTTGCACGCGGCTGTAGCAGACCCGCAAAAGGTCTCCGAAGCAGGCTTGCCTGACCCGCGCCGCCATTTCGCGCTGCGGGCCATGGTGTCGCGCTGGTAG
- a CDS encoding class I SAM-dependent methyltransferase, translating into MTDDMTAFFTLHRDLPREGPGEPADVNWAVEQVDLPARAEIADVACGPGSDIGALRAAIPQGHVTALDKTAHFVDTARGRFVADGNVTLLRADMAAIANEYDLIWCAGAVYFLGVTEALTRWRKSLRVGGVVAFSEPCWLTDTPSEDARAQWADYPAMSDPDGIAERVRAAGYEVVATRVLSEEAWENYYTPLEARIEKLRPGADDALAQVLDATEAEIACWRAHGDEFGYLLTVARPA; encoded by the coding sequence ATGACAGACGATATGACCGCCTTTTTCACCCTGCATCGTGACCTGCCGCGCGAGGGGCCGGGGGAGCCTGCGGACGTAAATTGGGCCGTGGAACAGGTCGATCTGCCCGCGCGCGCCGAGATTGCCGATGTGGCCTGTGGCCCCGGCAGTGACATCGGCGCACTCCGCGCGGCGATCCCGCAGGGGCATGTCACCGCACTCGATAAGACCGCGCATTTCGTCGACACCGCGCGGGGTCGTTTCGTGGCGGATGGCAATGTCACCCTGCTGCGCGCGGATATGGCCGCGATCGCCAATGAATACGACCTGATCTGGTGCGCCGGTGCGGTCTACTTCCTAGGCGTGACCGAGGCGCTGACCCGCTGGCGCAAATCGCTGCGCGTGGGTGGCGTGGTGGCATTCTCCGAGCCTTGCTGGCTGACCGATACCCCCTCGGAGGACGCCCGCGCGCAATGGGCCGACTATCCCGCGATGAGCGACCCAGACGGCATTGCTGAACGGGTGCGCGCGGCGGGATATGAGGTCGTGGCGACCCGCGTTCTGTCGGAGGAAGCTTGGGAGAATTACTACACCCCGCTGGAGGCCCGCATCGAAAAGCTGCGCCCCGGTGCGGATGACGCATTGGCACAGGTGCTTGATGCAACAGAGGCGGAAATCGCCTGTTGGCGCGCGCACGGGGATGAATTTGGCTATCTGTTGACGGTGGCACGCCCCGCATGA
- the cimA gene encoding citramalate synthase: MTRERLWLYDTTLRDGQQTQGVQYSTDEKRQIAEALDALGVDYIEGGWPGANPTDSAFFDAAPPTSARLTAFGMTKRAGMSAENDDVLAAVLNAGTQSVCIVGKTHDFHVKTALGITLAENTDNIAKSIAHLVAQGREALFDAEHFFDGYKANPNYALEAIRAAYDVGARWIVLCDTNGGTLPEEIGRITRDVIAAGIPGDRLGIHTHDDTENAVACTLAAVDAGARQIQGTLNGLGERCGNANLTTLIPILLLKEPYASRFEIGVSRDALRGLTRTSRMLDEILNRVPMKQAGFVGSSAFAHKAGLHASAIAKDPSTYEHIDPALVGNTRVIPMSNQAGQSNLRKRLSDAGLAVAKGDPALGRILEVVKDREAQGYAYDTAQASFELLARDVMDQLPHLFEVERYRVTVERRRNAEGRMVSLSEAVVVVDVDGEKRLSVSESLDEDGADRGPVNALSMALVKDLGKYSSLLDDMRLVDFKVRITQGGTEATTRVIIDSEDGQGRRWSTVGVSANILDASFEALLDAIRWKLIRDRAQ, translated from the coding sequence GTGACGCGCGAACGTCTCTGGCTTTATGACACGACGCTGCGCGATGGGCAGCAGACCCAAGGCGTTCAATACTCCACCGACGAGAAACGCCAGATCGCCGAGGCGCTGGATGCGCTTGGCGTGGATTACATCGAAGGCGGCTGGCCCGGTGCGAACCCAACCGACAGCGCGTTCTTCGACGCGGCACCGCCCACCTCGGCACGGCTCACCGCTTTTGGCATGACCAAACGCGCGGGCATGTCAGCGGAAAATGACGATGTTTTGGCCGCTGTGTTGAACGCCGGGACGCAGTCGGTCTGCATCGTCGGCAAGACCCATGACTTCCACGTCAAAACCGCCCTTGGCATCACGCTGGCGGAAAACACCGACAACATCGCCAAATCCATCGCCCATCTGGTCGCCCAAGGGCGCGAGGCGCTGTTTGATGCCGAACATTTTTTCGACGGCTATAAGGCCAACCCCAACTACGCGCTTGAGGCGATCCGCGCGGCCTATGACGTGGGTGCGCGCTGGATTGTGCTGTGCGACACCAATGGCGGCACCCTGCCTGAAGAGATCGGCCGCATCACCCGCGATGTGATCGCCGCAGGCATCCCCGGTGACCGGCTGGGCATTCACACCCATGACGACACCGAAAACGCCGTGGCCTGCACGCTGGCCGCCGTCGACGCGGGCGCGCGGCAGATCCAAGGCACGTTGAACGGGCTGGGCGAGCGGTGCGGCAACGCCAATCTGACCACGCTGATCCCGATCCTTCTGCTGAAAGAACCATACGCCAGCCGCTTTGAGATCGGTGTGAGCCGTGACGCGCTGCGCGGGCTGACCCGCACCAGTCGGATGCTGGACGAAATCCTTAATCGCGTGCCGATGAAACAGGCGGGCTTCGTCGGGTCATCAGCCTTTGCGCATAAGGCGGGGCTGCATGCCAGCGCCATCGCCAAAGACCCAAGCACCTATGAACACATCGACCCCGCTCTGGTCGGTAATACCCGCGTCATTCCGATGTCGAACCAAGCCGGGCAATCCAATCTGCGCAAACGGCTGAGCGATGCCGGTCTGGCCGTGGCCAAGGGCGATCCGGCGCTTGGCCGGATCTTGGAAGTGGTCAAGGACCGGGAGGCGCAGGGCTATGCCTATGACACCGCACAGGCGAGTTTCGAACTTCTCGCCCGCGACGTGATGGACCAGTTGCCACATCTTTTCGAAGTGGAGCGTTACCGCGTTACGGTCGAACGCCGCCGCAATGCCGAGGGCCGGATGGTTAGCCTTTCCGAAGCGGTCGTGGTGGTCGATGTCGACGGAGAAAAGCGGCTCTCGGTCTCGGAATCGCTGGACGAGGATGGCGCGGACCGTGGCCCGGTCAACGCGCTGTCCATGGCGCTGGTCAAAGACTTAGGGAAATACAGCAGCCTTTTGGATGACATGCGTCTGGTTGACTTCAAAGTGCGGATCACCCAAGGCGGCACCGAAGCCACCACCCGCGTCATCATCGACAGCGAAGACGGGCAGGGGCGGCGCTGGTCCACGGTGGGCGTCAGCGCCAACATACTCGACGCCTCATTCGAGGCATTGCTAGATGCGATACGTTGGAAATTGATCCGGGACCGCGCCCAATGA